The Niallia alba genome includes a window with the following:
- a CDS encoding alpha/beta hydrolase family protein has product MKERREKLIELLGDYPKAKNRTVQLIRKETKNNYILESLLLQLNEEESVPAYFAKPLKQDDPLPIVIFNHSHGGNFDQGKEELLVSSSYLQSPPFVEAITNLGYAVGSIDMWGFNERKGKAESELVKEMLLEGRTLWGMRIFDNIAFLDYLVERTDVDKNRVAAIGMSMGGLMSWWLAALDNRIRVTVDIAAQVHIETLKQKRGLDHHGFYYYVPGFLKSFSTLSVQALIAPRPRLSLVGKDDRMCPIEGAMLLDEELVKMYRKYNAEDHWNSRIVTGGHQETKEMRKQWETFLQKHL; this is encoded by the coding sequence GTGAAGGAGAGACGAGAAAAGCTCATTGAGTTATTAGGAGATTATCCAAAGGCAAAGAATAGGACGGTCCAACTAATAAGAAAAGAAACAAAAAATAACTATATTTTAGAGAGTCTCTTGCTGCAATTAAATGAAGAGGAATCCGTTCCAGCTTATTTTGCCAAACCTTTAAAACAGGACGATCCGCTTCCTATTGTTATTTTTAATCATTCACATGGAGGGAATTTTGATCAGGGAAAAGAAGAGCTGCTAGTAAGTAGCAGCTACTTACAATCCCCTCCTTTTGTCGAGGCAATAACGAATTTGGGATATGCTGTTGGCTCCATTGATATGTGGGGATTTAATGAAAGAAAAGGCAAAGCAGAAAGTGAATTAGTCAAAGAAATGTTATTAGAGGGTCGGACACTATGGGGCATGCGGATTTTTGATAATATTGCTTTCCTGGATTATCTTGTGGAGCGAACAGATGTCGATAAGAACCGAGTTGCGGCAATTGGAATGTCAATGGGTGGCCTCATGAGCTGGTGGTTGGCTGCACTAGACAATCGGATAAGAGTAACAGTTGATATTGCTGCACAAGTGCATATAGAAACACTAAAGCAAAAGCGGGGCTTGGATCATCATGGATTTTATTACTACGTGCCAGGTTTTTTAAAAAGCTTCTCTACTTTATCCGTGCAAGCGTTAATTGCCCCAAGGCCACGGTTGAGTCTTGTTGGTAAAGACGATCGCATGTGTCCGATTGAAGGGGCCATGCTATTGGATGAGGAATTAGTAAAAATGTATAGAAAATATAATGCGGAGGATCATTGGAACAGCCGGATTGTAACAGGTGGTCATCAAGAGACAAAGGAAATGAGAAAACAATGGGAAACTTTCTTACAGAAGCATTTGTGA
- a CDS encoding pectinesterase family protein, producing the protein MGNFLTEAFVKNQFQFVIGKNNSCDFKRIQDGIAHCSNIESPVTFIILSGDYDENISLYQSNRKLIGIGNVRIIGNKYARQLDESGCEIGTFQTATLFINAENIWVENMEIVNNAGPGETVGQAMALYNEGNKVKFKNCSFKGFQDTICLGPLPDLQKDGTPFSKPEIRNEYRDNLITFIHCYIEGTVDYIFGGGEAQFEECELRSLKRPKNHPGYVTAASTASGKRGFLFSHCYLTAEADTVNVYLGRPWRPYANVTFSQCRIGAHIHPDRWNDWGKNENRETVTYREIENCYAQNGSIKKLDWVYMETSRKGREK; encoded by the coding sequence ATGGGAAACTTTCTTACAGAAGCATTTGTGAAGAATCAATTTCAATTTGTCATTGGAAAAAATAATAGTTGTGATTTTAAGCGTATACAAGATGGGATTGCTCATTGTTCCAATATAGAAAGTCCAGTTACATTCATCATTTTAAGTGGAGATTACGATGAAAATATCAGTCTCTATCAATCAAATAGAAAACTAATCGGTATAGGAAATGTTCGGATTATTGGAAACAAGTATGCACGTCAATTGGATGAGAGTGGCTGTGAGATAGGTACCTTTCAAACAGCGACCCTTTTTATCAATGCAGAAAATATTTGGGTAGAGAATATGGAAATAGTTAATAATGCTGGACCTGGGGAAACAGTGGGGCAGGCAATGGCTCTCTATAATGAAGGCAATAAAGTGAAATTCAAAAATTGTTCGTTTAAAGGGTTTCAGGATACTATTTGTCTCGGACCATTGCCAGATCTTCAAAAAGATGGGACTCCTTTCTCTAAACCAGAAATAAGAAATGAATATCGAGACAATCTAATAACCTTTATTCATTGTTATATCGAGGGAACCGTTGATTATATATTTGGCGGAGGAGAAGCACAGTTTGAAGAATGTGAGTTGAGATCTCTTAAGCGTCCAAAAAACCATCCAGGATATGTAACAGCAGCGAGTACCGCTAGCGGGAAAAGGGGTTTTTTATTTTCTCACTGCTATTTAACCGCAGAGGCTGATACAGTAAATGTCTATTTAGGTCGGCCGTGGAGACCTTATGCGAATGTAACCTTTTCTCAATGTAGAATAGGTGCTCATATTCACCCAGATAGATGGAATGATTGGGGAAAGAATGAGAATCGAGAAACAGTAACCTACCGGGAAATAGAAAATTGTTATGCTCAAAATGGTTCAATCAAAAAGTTAGATTGGGTTTATATGGAGACTAGTAGAAAGGGACGGGAGAAATGA
- a CDS encoding DUF4064 domain-containing protein — protein MKRKWEAIIGMVGIVFCVIFLGGFSLTMTSMDKETYKETVFPILQDGVSLGAVQDSLEAMKVLSIWFGITLLLVLIFVAAATAFIWRNRYPKWAAVLYLVAGLSTLIGTQFIAFPIAFLFFLAGALCLFRKGASLSKKGEAYVSNSY, from the coding sequence ATGAAGCGAAAATGGGAAGCAATAATTGGAATGGTAGGGATTGTATTTTGTGTCATATTTCTAGGGGGATTTTCGCTAACGATGACCTCTATGGATAAAGAAACATATAAAGAAACAGTCTTTCCCATTCTTCAGGATGGCGTTTCTTTAGGTGCTGTACAAGATAGCCTAGAGGCAATGAAGGTCTTATCTATCTGGTTTGGCATCACCTTATTACTCGTACTAATTTTCGTTGCGGCTGCGACTGCCTTCATTTGGAGAAATCGTTATCCGAAATGGGCAGCAGTACTATACCTAGTTGCTGGGCTTTCAACCTTAATTGGTACCCAATTTATTGCTTTTCCAATCGCATTTCTCTTTTTTCTAGCAGGAGCTTTATGCTTGTTTCGAAAAGGAGCTAGTTTGAGCAAGAAAGGAGAAGCATATGTATCGAATTCCTATTAA